Proteins encoded together in one Spodoptera frugiperda isolate SF20-4 chromosome 15, AGI-APGP_CSIRO_Sfru_2.0, whole genome shotgun sequence window:
- the LOC118276940 gene encoding syndecan isoform X5: MNAKPEDRATSFFAQPGILAAVIGGAVVGLLCAILVVMFIVYRMRKKDEGSYALDEPKRSPAAASYGKGHNNREFYA; encoded by the exons ATGAACGCCAAGCCCGAGGACCGCGCCACCAGCTTCTTCGCGCAGCCTGGCATCCTCGCCG CCGTGATTGGCGGTGCAGTAGTAGGGTTACTATGCGCAATCCTGGTAGTGATGTTCATAGTATATCGCATGCGCAAGAAGGACGAAGGCTCCTACGCGCTCGACGAGCCCAAGAGAAGCCCTGCAGCAGCATCGTACGGAAAGGGCCACAACAACCGCGAATTTTACGCGTGA